The sequence tgggtttggagtgactgctatattattgtttttgtgcaattgtgtggtgtgcattgctgcagcgcATAGATAGCTAGTACAATAGCTGCTtagttaacccttaggggacacagccagtgttcatttttgcgttttcgtttttccctcctcgtgtatataaggccatagcgcctgcatttttccacctagagacccaaatgagcccttattttttgcgcaactaattgtactttgctatggcagatgtaatttttgcctaaaatgtgccgggaaaccagaaaaaaattatatgtgtggtgaaattaaaaaaaaaaatgtttttttttttttatttaggggggggggggttgtttttactccgttcgccctggggtaaaactgactcgttatatatgttccttaagttgttacgattacaacgatatgtaacatgtataacttttatttgatttgatggcttgtaaaaaattaaaaccttttaaagaaaatatatgttccttaaaatagctccattcccaggcttatagcgcttttatcctttggtctatgggtctgtgtcaggtgtcattttttgagacatgatgtgatctttctatcggtaccttgattgcgcatatacgactttttgatcgctttttattacaattattctggatttgatgcgaccaaaaaaatgcgcaattttgcactttgggatttttttgcgctgatgccgtttaccgtgtgagattaggaatgtgattaattaatagttcgggtgattacgcacgcggcgatagcaaacatgtttgtttatttatttatttatttatttttatttataaaatggggaaaggggggtgattcagacttttattaggggaggggattttgtgttattaaaaatacatttttcttttactttacacatatactagaagcccccctggggttagggttattccccctgggggacttctagtatatgcactctgatctctcatagagatccatgcagtatagttatactgcatgaatccatgagatcggtgttctattgcttttggctgctgcagccaaaagcaatagaatgccgagccgggatcagcaccattacagcgcagaccccggcccgggatggatgcggggttcgcccccccgcaatcgcgccgcaggggggcgatccccccactagaccaccagggatggatatgagcaagtatttagaagcagctgtcaactttgacagctgcttctaagtacttaattagcgggcacggcgatcggaccgtgcccgctaatagccgcgatcccgggctacatgcggcacccgggatcgcggcagttcagagggggggtcgctgcgcgacccccctctgaactcccatagcggcacgaggacgttcagtaacgtcctggtgcagctatgggttaaacaggtccaaacagttttttttccctctggtctgctctgcacctgggggtggggttaattgatctcaggtgcttaaatcaaggctcagcactcactgtgtgtgcttgctcactgctgTGGTTTGCTGACAAGTGGTCTGAATAAGTGGAGTtaaaagttctggtaagtgctaaatctctttctttttcactgtttttttttttgcactgaggatgatggctagcgagatggaaggtttcattcagtgcgcagtctgccgcatgtacgcacaactggagcaggagttccaaggtgagtaccgctgtgacaaatatgagcatgttgcccatctagaagctcgagttagagatctggagaagcatattgcaacactgagggaacttggccaccttgagagggaacttcggctcactgagcaggaggtTAGTGGGGTagtgatggagggtggtgatatagatcaggaggcccaagtaagtagctgggttaatgtagttagagggaccagaaagggatccaagaaaaggaaggccacttctcctactgtatacccaagcaaaattgccaagttaggtgacgATGCGAGGGCatcagtgtcagaaatggcagctctagtggaacctgttctccctaacagccgggggaacagtccaactagtagtgggcaggatggtattgtaggtaggcctagacagttagtggttgtaggggattctataatcaggaagacggatagaataatttgtcgccaagactgcctcaaccgaatggtttgctgtctccctggtgccagggttcggcatgtggtggagagggtggataaattacttgggggtgctggggatgacccagctgtcgcggtccatgtgggaaccaatgacaggatacaaggtaggtggaggtctattaaaaataattttagagaactaggtgctaagttgaagggaaggacctccaaggtggtattctctggaatactgcctgtgccatgcgcatcgcaggaaaggcAGCGGGAGCTTAGgaagttaaatgcatggctcaagtcgtggtgtagagaagaagggtttgggtttttagaccactgggctgacttttcattgggatacaaactgttttccgcagataatttgcaccttaatggaagggggtccgctgtgctgggggagagaatcctagaaggggtggagaggtttttaaactagggatgtggagggacaacaatgtagtgtgtaatatagtggtggataggttagagaggggacagaacattgaggtgggaggagaagggtcctgtggggggaggataagagcagtgcatagggagatccatatgttgcagatGAACAGttgggatgattgtagccacagcacagaaATAAATCCTATTtattataatgaagcggttaaacacgatggtaatataaagtatatggttactaatgccagaagtctagccagcaagatgggggagctggaggccttggttctggaggagtccattgatgtggttggtgtgactgagacatggctggactcctcacatgactgggctgtcaatattcagggatttgcattgttcagaagggaccgggtgggcagaaggggaggaggagtatgtctgtatgtcagaaatgatattaaagtaagtgtaaaatatgcaatagtgggcgatgactgtgatgatgtggaagcattgtgggtagaactacagaaggaggtaaagagtgaaaaaattattcttggtgtaatctatagaccccccaacattactgaggaggtagatgctcagctgaatagacaaatagagcgggctgcccgggagggaacagtagtggtaatgggggacctcaactacccagatatagattggggtcacggttcagctaaaaccacaaaggggagggaatttcttaacctcctgcaggataattttctgggccagtttgtggaggagccaactagaagtgatgccttgttggatctggttatttctaccaacgctgagctggttggggatgtcactgtccatgaccacctgggtaatagtgaccacaatatagtgacttttagcttaaagtgtagaaaagaaaaacatgtcgggagggcaaaaactcttaattttaaaagggccaattttcctgggttaagggcagaacttcagggcatagactgggagcggctgctgtcacatactgatgcagctaataaataggaaatcttcaaatccacattatataactgtactgccaaatatattcctatgggtaacaaatataaacggttaaaatccaatcccacatggcttacaaccgaggttagaagggctataaatgagaaaaaaggggcattcaaaaaatataaatcagaggggtcagctgtagcatttaaacattacaaagaagtcaacaaaacctgtaaaaatgtaataaaagcagcaaaaatccaCAATGAAAGGCatgtagctatagatagcaaaagaaacccccaaaaattcttcaaatatattaatgcaagaaaaccaaggtcagagcatgtaggacccctaaataatggtgaaggggaattaataactggggatcaggagaaagctgagttacttaatggcttcttcagctctgtatatacaaaagaagaggatggagctgttgtgggcaGGGcaagtactgaggtgggtgggaccagtgctgctaacacatgtaatgtactgaactggtttactatagatatggtccaagataaattaaataaactcaatgtaaccaaagctccagggcctgatggattatacccagagttcttagggaactcagttctgtaatttctctacccttgtatgaaatattccgtgattctttgcttactggtattgtgccgagggactggcgtaaggcaaatgtagtgccgatcttcaaaaagggctctcgaacttccccaggtaactatagacctgtaagcttaacgtccattgtggggaaactatttgaggggcttataagggactacatccaggaatatgtagtggctaatagtattataagtgataaccagcatggctttactaaggacagaagctgtcaaaccaacctaatatgtttctatgaagaggtaagtagaagcctggatggcggcgcggctgtggatatcgtgtacctggattttgcaaaagcgtttgacacagttcctcatggacgtctgatgggtaagttaaagtctatcggtttggaaaatttaatgtgtaactggattgaaaactggcttaataatcgtacccagagagtggtggtcaatgattcctactccgaatggtccccggtcataagtggtgtaccccaagggtcagtactgggccctcttctgtttaacttgtttattaatgatattgagaatggaattaacagcaatgtttctatctttgcagatgacaccaagctttgtagtacagtacagtctatggaggatgtgcagatgttacaggatgacttagacacactgagtgtttgggcgtccacttggcaaatgaggttcaatgtggataaatgtaaagttatgcacctgggtactaataacccacatgcatcatatgtcctggggggagttactctgagagagtcgctgatggggaaggatctgggtgtacttgtagataatagactacagaacagcacacaatgtcaggcagtggcttctaaagccagcaggatattgtcatgcattaaaacaggcctggactctcgggacagggatataatattaccgctttataaagctttggtgcggccccatctggagtatgccgtccagttttagaacccgattcataaaaaggacgttctagagctggagagggtacaaagacgggcaactaaactaataaggggaatggagcatcttagttatgaggagagattaaaagaattacatttgtttagtctggagaagagatatgattaacttatttaaatatataaatggcccctacaagaaatatggggaaaagatgttccaggtaaaaccccctcaaaggacaagggggcactgcctccgcctggagaaaaaaaggttcaatctctggaggcgacaagccttctttaccatgagaactgtgaatctgtgaaacagtctaccacaggatctggtcacagcaaaaacagtagaaggcttcaaaacagggctagacaagttcttagaccaaaataatatagatgcatatgtatagaacctatcccccttccctgtatccatcccctccttggttgaacttgatggacatgtgtcttttttcaaccgtattaactatgtaactatgtaactaatgCTGAGTGAATGCTAAGTTTATGTTAACCAAATAAAATAATTACatcttcacacaatgtataaacaacggtcattatttggcactcaaaacaacagctgttgttttgatgATCCAACAACTGCCACTGTTTTGAATAAAAATTGCATCAGAGTCTATGGACAATAGCCAGAAAAAGGGGCAAACAtgtaaatttaaagtgtcactgtcattattacattcaaaatctaaatcaacagtagatgtgaaataaagtttgcaataaacgtttatttttattttttttgttatcatgctgtaaaaaaaagctgtacctaccagaaatccaggtccagtctcctgaaggcagatttcctgacttatgctggttgaaaaaaactgactaaacacaggaattcttgCCAGTACATAGAGTCAAAGCTCAatatgtccgtcaatcacatgactgcctactCTTGTGGCCTGGGTTACTTTGTTCTAGGAAGATGTTGGTAACCATCTCTTTGTTCTAGGAAGATGTTGGTAATCATCTCTTTGTTCTGAGAAGATGTTGGTAGCCATCTTTGTTTGGGAAGATGTTGGtagccatctttttttttccgTGAAGATGTTGGTAACCATCTCTTTGTCCTGGGAAGATGTTGGTAATCATCTCTTTGTTCTGGGAAGATGTTGGTAACCATCTTTTTGTTCTGGAAAGATGTTGGTAACCATCTCTTTGTTCTGGAAAGATGTTGGTAACCATCCCTTTGTTCTGGGAAGATGTTGGTAGCCATCTCTTTGTTCTGGGCAGATGTTGGTCATTGTTAGACTTTTGTAATGTTGTACTTTTTTCTATCATTAAAAATTTCAGTCTGTAACTAAATTTAAGatagggtggacacatctgtatgttatatattacatgtgtttCATTCCCAGCCAATGCTCTCCAGTGCTACCAATGTCATGAAAGGAACGCGGAGACATGTAAGGAAGAAGAAATAGAATGTCCAGCAGGAGAGCGATGTATAACCATTTCTGAGGTGTATAGAAACAGTAAGTCTCAATTTCTGCCCTTCACATTTTAgatttttgattaaaaaaaacatctggTACTTGCATAGTTCACTTTGATTGATTAAACACTAATTTATATTACTCGATACTCTAACAATGCCTGGTGGTAAAATACTGTAGCATATCTCCTCCTTGCTTCTTTGGTGGCTTAAATTTAGCCGAAAACTGCTGGAGCAAGGACATAGATACAGTAGTGTAGGGCTTATTTTTAATAATTAGGTAGGCAACTAGCGAACTAACACCCAAAAGTTCCTTTCACAACTAGTAATCTCACAGTGTgacgattaaaaaaaacaaacaaaaaaaaaaactatattgcaTACAATATACCAACGTTATATGGTATACTTATACCGATTGTGGTACAGTAATGGTATATAGCTACTACAGTTTGTGTTATTGGAGTATGCAGTAGAAGTATTAACATTAATCCACAACTAAGAAAAAGTGCTTTTAGGAATAGTGACAAAGAAAAAAGCAACTGACACCGTATAATATACCAGTATTAGATGGTCTACTCAGTCTGATAGTGGTACGGTATACAGCTTGAACAGCTAATACAGCGACCTGAGGGTCTAAGATGCATCCATTTATGCTCCCCTGCTGTTCCCATTCAGTTtctatcactttctgaggtttttagATGGGCTAGACACTCTTCCCTCTGCCAGTTAGGGGCTCCTGAAAAAATGCTCTAATCTCCCGTTGACCTTTAGTGGGGTTCGTTACACAATCAAGCATTCAAgcactacagtggtaccttggtttaagagtaacttggtttaagagcgttttgcaagaagagctcagtttttcaaaattgtgacttggtttaagagcattgctttggtttaagagctcctggtattgggtgggagcgtgagtgggggaggggcatggcctgcatagcggggtctgcagcacagtactctgacccaggaagtctctctcaccttccaatttatagcagatccacttcagactggggcttgcaccaggggacaggactgtgggggtaatctgtttatagctttaacccctctctccccggacagagagtgctgctatactgtgtccacatctgccctgctcattccttcatgctccctgcggtctctatcagtccttgtgtttcccagcctctccattcctgctataatgtgcttgcactcacactcagctatacacactgctgctataatgtgcttgcactcacactcagctatacacactgctgctataatgtgcttgcactcacactcagctatacacactgctgctataatgattataatgattataaaatgatttttggggtgtggaaccaattgtctacatttcaatgatttcttatgggaaaatttgctttggtataagagtggatttgtattacaagcacggtcccggaacgaattatgctcgtaatccaaggcaccactatatatatatatatatatatatatatatatatatatatatatatatatatatatatataaatttttttttttttttttttttttgaatgatgAATAAATAACTTTACTATTATTCTACAGATGAAACGTATCACTCAATTTTCAAGGGTTGCTCTGGTCACTTTCCTTGTGCTGGCGTAGCTTATGCAATAGTGAACGATAACCTCTATCTAGCAACTTACCTGCAGTGCTGTGATGAAGACCTCTGTAACGATGACCTCTTCTATGAAAGTAGGTACAGAGTATAGGAAcacaataggaaaaaaaataattcatacTAAtgaatttaagatttttttatctGTGGCCATCATCACCAATAGACGCCCATCTTTTCATGTTAAAATGACGGCTATGCGAAAAGATAGCTGTAAATTTAAGtattggaaacatagccttagggctattCACACAACTGATTTGGCGCAGAAATTCTGTGTGGAACCCCTGCGCGTAGACTCGCCAAaacctgcctgctat is a genomic window of Dendropsophus ebraccatus isolate aDenEbr1 chromosome 12, aDenEbr1.pat, whole genome shotgun sequence containing:
- the LOC138769179 gene encoding phospholipase A2 inhibitor NAI-like isoform X1, with product MMASEMEGFIQCAVCRMYAQLEQEFQEVSRSLDGGAAVDIVYLDFAKAFDTVPHGRLMANALQCYQCHERNAETCKEEEIECPAGERCITISEVYRNNETYHSIFKGCSGHFPCAGVAYAIVNDNLYLATYLQCCDEDLCNDDLFYEMPEGEEPIGPLCPTCYVGDTLEECNGDEEIRCHHKDDKCITLALGVEKPDGVPATYSAKGCASALECKRPVEETFGIKVPNGKTFKCSDPPRK
- the LOC138769179 gene encoding phospholipase A2 inhibitor NAI-like isoform X2, whose protein sequence is MMASEMEGFIQCAVCRMYAQLEQEFQANALQCYQCHERNAETCKEEEIECPAGERCITISEVYRNNETYHSIFKGCSGHFPCAGVAYAIVNDNLYLATYLQCCDEDLCNDDLFYEMPEGEEPIGPLCPTCYVGDTLEECNGDEEIRCHHKDDKCITLALGVEKPDGVPATYSAKGCASALECKRPVEETFGIKVPNGKTFKCSDPPRK